The Roseovarius sp. EL26 genome has a window encoding:
- a CDS encoding folate-binding protein YgfZ yields the protein MTRTILKVSGKDAHAFLQGLVTNDVDKLKQGLVYAALLTPQGKYLADFLMYQRDDGIFLDADSALAPSLMQRLTMYRLRADVQISETELTVRRGTGPAPEGALPDPRHAELGWRLYGTQSGDDGTDWDAIRVAHCIPDTGIELTPDSYILESGFERLNGVDFKKGCYVGQEVTARMKHKTELRKGLATIRITGTAPTGTDVIASGKTIGTLFTQSGDQAIAYLRFDRVNDNMQAGDATLHKA from the coding sequence ATGACACGCACAATCCTCAAAGTGAGCGGAAAAGACGCCCATGCGTTCCTGCAGGGTTTGGTGACCAATGACGTCGACAAGCTAAAACAAGGGCTGGTATACGCCGCCCTGCTGACGCCGCAAGGCAAGTATCTGGCTGATTTTCTCATGTACCAGCGCGACGATGGTATTTTTCTGGACGCGGATAGCGCGCTTGCCCCGTCCCTGATGCAGCGGCTGACCATGTACCGCCTGCGTGCTGATGTGCAGATCAGCGAGACTGAGCTGACTGTGCGGCGCGGAACGGGCCCTGCGCCCGAAGGTGCCCTGCCCGACCCACGACACGCGGAATTGGGTTGGCGGTTATATGGCACACAAAGTGGTGATGACGGCACCGATTGGGATGCGATCCGCGTAGCACATTGCATCCCCGATACCGGGATCGAGCTAACACCCGACAGCTATATCCTTGAATCCGGTTTTGAACGCCTGAACGGGGTCGATTTCAAAAAAGGCTGCTATGTCGGCCAAGAAGTCACCGCGCGCATGAAACACAAGACCGAGTTGCGCAAAGGATTGGCTACGATTCGGATTACTGGCACAGCTCCGACTGGAACCGATGTTATCGCTTCGGGTAAAACCATCGGTACTTTGTTTACGCAATCTGGTGATCAGGCCATCGCTTACCTGCGATTTGATCGCGTCAACGACAACATGCAGGCTGGTGACGCCACGTTACACAAGGCCTGA
- the efp gene encoding elongation factor P codes for MPKINGNEIRPGNVLEHNGGLWSAVKVDHVKPGKGGAFAQVEMRNLRNGSKLNERFRSADKVERVRLEQKDQQFLYEDDGMLIFMDSETYEQVQLPSELLGDRRPFLQDGMTILVEFHDNEALNATLPQKVTCRIAETEPVVKGQTAANSFKPAILDNGVKVMVPPFVGQDEDIIVNTESMEYSERA; via the coding sequence ATGCCAAAGATCAACGGAAATGAAATCCGCCCGGGTAATGTTCTTGAACATAACGGCGGATTATGGAGCGCGGTAAAGGTCGATCACGTCAAACCTGGTAAGGGTGGGGCCTTTGCTCAGGTTGAAATGCGCAATCTGCGCAACGGATCGAAACTGAACGAGCGCTTTCGCAGTGCCGATAAAGTCGAACGTGTGCGGTTGGAACAAAAAGATCAGCAATTCCTCTATGAAGATGACGGAATGCTTATTTTTATGGACTCTGAGACCTATGAACAGGTTCAGTTGCCATCGGAACTGTTGGGGGATCGCCGTCCGTTTTTGCAAGATGGAATGACCATTTTGGTAGAATTCCACGACAACGAAGCGCTGAATGCGACCTTGCCGCAAAAGGTAACCTGCCGTATTGCCGAAACTGAGCCGGTCGTCAAAGGCCAGACTGCTGCCAACAGCTTTAAGCCGGCCATTCTTGATAACGGCGTCAAGGTTATGGTGCCGCCATTTGTCGGTCAGGACGAAGACATCATCGTCAACACAGAGTCGATGGAATATTCCGAGCGGGCGTAA
- a CDS encoding DUF6280 family protein, whose product MKDFVDGTAFNAEQGNRARKLFAAVVLAALDDAISDDKKYGNGPEQIARWARSRDGREVLSCAGIDPNERVVSGLMDFVSKGVRTSVALSREESERRNAAAQAEAA is encoded by the coding sequence ATGAAGGATTTCGTTGACGGCACGGCTTTCAATGCTGAACAGGGTAATCGTGCGCGTAAACTATTCGCAGCCGTCGTACTGGCTGCACTCGATGATGCCATTTCTGATGACAAGAAATATGGCAATGGACCCGAACAAATCGCCCGTTGGGCGCGGTCTCGTGATGGCCGCGAAGTGTTGAGCTGTGCTGGCATTGACCCCAATGAGCGTGTGGTGTCCGGCCTGATGGACTTCGTCTCGAAAGGCGTGCGCACATCTGTCGCCCTGTCACGCGAAGAAAGCGAACGCCGCAATGCGGCAGCGCAGGCCGAAGCGGCCTGA
- a CDS encoding cobalamin biosynthesis protein CobQ produces MNTPAHLIFATAAFARPYDRGRTLAAVAGALTPDLSLYLMSFTALFVFGYSPQHVFDVLYFSPAWQQVFAIDNSFILWGLAFGLSAYLGAKNAMVFTASALLHLAFDFPLHHDDARAHFWPVSDWVFESPLSYWDPDHFGGVISMLEIGVSLMLCVVLFYRFQSARSRSLVAVLAMTQVMPLVMWAYIFSGAT; encoded by the coding sequence ATGAATACGCCCGCGCATTTGATTTTTGCGACTGCCGCCTTTGCACGCCCCTACGATCGTGGTCGCACACTGGCCGCCGTCGCTGGGGCACTGACCCCGGACCTGTCGCTCTATCTGATGTCTTTCACAGCGCTCTTTGTTTTTGGGTATAGCCCGCAGCATGTGTTTGATGTTTTGTATTTTTCCCCTGCTTGGCAGCAGGTCTTTGCTATCGATAATTCGTTTATCCTATGGGGTCTCGCCTTTGGATTAAGCGCATATCTGGGGGCGAAGAACGCGATGGTTTTTACGGCCTCGGCCTTGCTACATCTCGCGTTTGACTTTCCGCTACACCATGATGATGCACGGGCGCATTTCTGGCCGGTCTCTGACTGGGTGTTTGAGAGCCCGCTCAGCTATTGGGACCCCGATCATTTTGGTGGGGTGATCAGTATGCTGGAAATTGGTGTTTCTCTGATGCTGTGTGTTGTGTTGTTTTATCGCTTTCAGAGCGCAAGATCACGATCACTGGTCGCGGTCTTGGCGATGACACAGGTTATGCCATTGGTGATGTGGGCTTATATCTTTTCGGGCGCGACATAG
- a CDS encoding cobyric acid synthase, which translates to MTQAIMIQGAGSNVGKSMVVAGIARAFHNRGLSVAPFKPQNMSNNAAVTIDGGEIGRAQALQAMACKRDAHTDMNPVLLKPETDTGAQVILQGQRYDTLRARDYAKAKPQLMQAVLQSFHRLAKTADLIVVEGAGSPAEINLRKGDIANMGFAEAANVPVILLGDIDRGGVIAQLVGTQAILPKDDADRIKGFGINKFRGDVSLFDEGLTEITKRTDWPSLGVLPWFDQAWRLPAEDVMDIASTKGGAFKIAVPRLNRIANFDDLDPLSSEPNVSVDIIEPGRPLPGDADLVLIPGSKSTIADLAHFRAQGWDVDLHAHIRRGGHVLGICGGYQMLGQEISDPKGIEGPACTVTGLGHLAIKTIMVPHKHLSLTQAYYRTTGDRVEGYEIHIGETDGPDCARAWLDLPDRAEGAASENGRVKGCYLHGLFASDQFRATYLTELGTSSDLAFSDTVDATLDALAAHVEAHLDLDLLWQLSGHTREIR; encoded by the coding sequence ATGACACAAGCAATCATGATACAGGGCGCCGGTTCAAACGTTGGAAAATCCATGGTCGTCGCCGGCATTGCGCGGGCCTTTCATAACCGTGGATTGTCAGTTGCACCGTTTAAGCCGCAAAACATGTCGAACAATGCCGCCGTAACCATCGATGGAGGTGAAATCGGCCGCGCTCAGGCTTTGCAGGCGATGGCTTGCAAACGCGATGCTCATACAGACATGAACCCCGTGCTGCTCAAACCCGAAACCGACACGGGTGCGCAAGTCATCTTACAGGGCCAACGATATGACACGCTCCGCGCTCGTGACTATGCAAAGGCCAAGCCACAACTGATGCAAGCAGTTTTGCAAAGCTTTCACCGCTTGGCAAAAACTGCAGATCTTATTGTGGTAGAGGGCGCAGGGAGCCCCGCAGAAATTAACCTGCGCAAGGGTGATATTGCAAACATGGGATTTGCCGAGGCCGCGAATGTGCCCGTCATCCTGTTGGGGGATATCGATCGAGGCGGAGTGATTGCGCAGCTGGTCGGCACGCAGGCCATTTTACCCAAAGACGACGCAGATCGGATCAAAGGCTTTGGCATCAATAAGTTTCGTGGTGACGTCTCCCTGTTTGATGAGGGATTAACCGAAATCACTAAACGTACTGATTGGCCATCTCTTGGCGTGCTGCCATGGTTCGATCAAGCTTGGCGCCTGCCCGCCGAGGACGTCATGGACATTGCTAGCACCAAGGGTGGTGCGTTCAAGATTGCCGTTCCACGTTTGAATAGGATCGCAAATTTCGATGACCTTGATCCGCTGAGTTCAGAACCGAATGTGAGCGTAGATATCATTGAACCCGGTCGCCCCCTGCCCGGTGATGCTGATCTGGTGCTGATCCCCGGTAGTAAATCCACCATCGCCGATCTGGCACATTTCCGCGCCCAAGGTTGGGATGTTGATCTGCATGCCCATATCCGTCGCGGAGGGCATGTTCTCGGTATCTGTGGAGGCTATCAGATGCTGGGACAGGAAATTTCTGACCCCAAAGGGATCGAAGGCCCGGCCTGTACTGTCACAGGGTTGGGCCATTTGGCTATCAAGACGATTATGGTACCGCATAAGCATCTATCCTTAACGCAAGCCTATTACCGCACAACCGGAGACCGAGTCGAAGGTTATGAAATTCACATCGGAGAAACCGATGGCCCGGATTGCGCGCGTGCTTGGCTGGACCTACCTGACAGGGCCGAGGGGGCGGCCTCGGAAAATGGGCGCGTCAAAGGCTGTTACCTGCATGGGCTGTTCGCTTCAGATCAGTTTCGCGCAACTTATTTGACAGAGTTGGGCACAAGCTCAGATCTGGCGTTTTCTGATACAGTTGATGCCACGCTTGATGCGTTGGCCGCTCATGTAGAAGCTCATCTGGATCTTGATTTATTGTGGCAACTCTCTGGCCATACTAGAGAAATTCGTTAG